Proteins encoded by one window of Rouxiella chamberiensis:
- the moeA gene encoding molybdopterin molybdotransferase MoeA — MENTFTSGLISLQDALEKMLTQTAPLTQNDTQWLPLTASAGRITASPVRSPVFVPPFDNSAMDGYALRSADFHADAVFPVAGKAFAGAPFSGEWPTGSCIRIMTGAPVPAGADVVIMQEEAEVLDAGVRFTASIVPGQNIRLIGDDIREGQEVLGAGVRLGAAQLPLLASLGVEKVEVNRRLKVAVFSTGDELQPVGTPLKEGQIYDTNRFAVHLMLNQLGCEVLDLGIIRDDPEALRQAFNQADAFADLVISSGGVSVGEADYTKTMLEEIGKIGFWKLAIKPGKPFAFGKLSNAWFCGLPGNPVSAALTFYQLVQPLIAKLSAQSDWSLPPRLRAKAATAFKKTPGRLDFQRAVFSHNSQGELEARTTGPQGSHVFSSYSLANCFVVLERERGDVAVGEWVEVEPFNALLKG, encoded by the coding sequence ATGGAAAACACCTTCACTTCCGGCCTGATTTCTTTGCAGGACGCGCTGGAAAAAATGCTGACGCAAACCGCGCCGCTGACCCAAAACGACACGCAGTGGCTGCCGCTGACCGCCTCGGCCGGGCGCATTACCGCAAGCCCCGTTCGCTCGCCGGTGTTTGTTCCGCCTTTCGATAACTCCGCGATGGACGGTTATGCGCTTCGCAGTGCCGATTTTCATGCCGACGCCGTCTTTCCTGTCGCGGGCAAAGCCTTTGCCGGCGCGCCTTTCTCGGGCGAGTGGCCGACGGGAAGCTGCATCCGCATCATGACCGGCGCCCCGGTTCCCGCCGGTGCCGACGTAGTTATCATGCAGGAAGAAGCAGAAGTGCTGGACGCCGGTGTACGTTTTACGGCCTCTATCGTGCCGGGACAGAATATTCGCCTGATAGGCGACGACATCCGTGAAGGCCAGGAAGTGCTGGGTGCAGGTGTGCGTCTGGGTGCCGCTCAACTGCCGCTGCTGGCGTCCCTGGGCGTCGAGAAAGTGGAAGTCAATCGTCGTCTCAAGGTGGCCGTGTTCTCGACCGGCGATGAACTTCAGCCGGTCGGCACGCCGCTGAAAGAGGGGCAAATCTATGACACCAACCGTTTTGCGGTACATCTGATGCTGAACCAGCTTGGCTGCGAAGTGCTGGATCTCGGCATTATTCGCGACGATCCCGAGGCCCTGCGTCAGGCGTTTAACCAGGCCGACGCGTTTGCCGATCTGGTTATCAGCAGCGGCGGCGTTTCCGTCGGCGAAGCGGACTACACCAAAACCATGCTCGAAGAGATAGGCAAAATCGGTTTCTGGAAGCTGGCTATCAAACCCGGCAAGCCGTTTGCCTTCGGGAAACTGAGCAACGCCTGGTTCTGCGGTCTGCCGGGCAATCCCGTGTCTGCCGCGCTGACCTTCTATCAACTAGTGCAGCCTCTCATCGCCAAACTTTCGGCGCAAAGTGACTGGAGTCTGCCGCCGCGCCTGCGTGCCAAAGCCGCGACCGCCTTCAAAAAAACACCGGGCCGACTGGATTTCCAGCGCGCCGTGTTCAGTCATAATTCGCAGGGCGAACTTGAGGCGCGAACTACAGGCCCGCAGGGTTCGCACGTCTTTAGCTCCTACAGCCTCGCCAACTGCTTTGTGGTGCTTGAACGCGAACGCGGCGATGTGGCCGTCGGCGAATGGGTTGAGGTCGAGCCGTTTAACGCACTGCTGAAAGGATAG